Proteins from one Faecalibacterium sp. I3-3-33 genomic window:
- the malQ gene encoding 4-alpha-glucanotransferase: protein MQRSAGILLPISSLPSPYGIGCFSQEAYDFVDWLKEARQTYWQILPLGVTSYGDSPYQSFSAFAGNPYFISLDALVEEGVLTAAECKKANFGRKADDIDYSRLYTERGRLLRLAYSRSDIGHNEAFAAFCEKNKWWLDDFALFMAVKDRFEGKPWIEWAEDIRLRWQPAMDYYRRELYFEVEYHKYLQFKFEEQWRKLKAYANSKGIQIIGDIPIYVALDSADAWANPGLFQLDKDNVPTAVAGVPPDGFSPTGQLWGNPLYRWEAHRATGYQWWITRLWYCFELYDVVRIDHFRGFDEYFSIPYGSETAVDGHWEKGPGIELFRAVEQALGKREIIAEDLGYMSDTVRQLVRDSGFPGMKVLEFAFDSRDTGSASDYLPHNYPVNSVAYTGTHDNETLVSWYQTISDAERAMVRDYLYDYATPDEQLYKSMIALILRSAAAKCIIPMQDWLGLDNAARINKPSTVGQNWRWRLKKTQLTKKLQKEICQLTTRYGRMNWA from the coding sequence ATGCAGAGAAGCGCAGGCATTTTGCTGCCCATCAGCAGTCTGCCGTCCCCTTACGGCATCGGCTGCTTTTCGCAGGAAGCATACGACTTTGTGGATTGGCTCAAGGAAGCCAGGCAGACCTATTGGCAGATTTTACCGCTGGGTGTGACCAGCTACGGCGACAGCCCGTACCAGAGCTTTTCCGCCTTTGCGGGCAACCCCTATTTCATCAGTCTGGACGCACTGGTGGAGGAAGGGGTGCTGACCGCCGCCGAGTGCAAAAAGGCAAACTTCGGCCGCAAGGCAGACGACATTGATTACAGCCGCCTGTATACCGAGCGCGGCCGCCTGCTGCGGCTGGCGTACTCCCGCAGCGACATCGGCCACAACGAAGCATTTGCGGCATTCTGCGAGAAAAACAAGTGGTGGCTGGACGATTTTGCCCTGTTCATGGCGGTAAAGGACCGCTTTGAGGGCAAGCCGTGGATCGAGTGGGCAGAGGATATCCGTCTGCGCTGGCAGCCCGCCATGGACTACTACCGCCGGGAGCTGTACTTTGAGGTGGAGTACCACAAGTATCTTCAGTTCAAGTTCGAGGAGCAGTGGCGCAAACTGAAAGCCTACGCCAACAGCAAGGGCATCCAGATCATCGGTGATATCCCCATCTATGTGGCGCTGGATTCTGCGGACGCTTGGGCAAACCCGGGCCTGTTCCAGCTGGACAAGGACAACGTTCCCACGGCAGTGGCGGGCGTTCCCCCGGATGGCTTCTCCCCCACCGGTCAGCTCTGGGGCAACCCGCTTTATCGCTGGGAAGCACACCGCGCGACCGGCTATCAGTGGTGGATCACCCGGCTGTGGTACTGCTTCGAGCTGTACGATGTGGTGCGCATCGACCACTTCCGCGGCTTCGACGAGTATTTCTCCATCCCCTACGGCAGCGAGACCGCCGTGGATGGCCACTGGGAAAAAGGCCCCGGCATCGAGCTGTTCCGCGCGGTGGAGCAGGCACTGGGCAAGCGGGAGATCATCGCAGAGGATCTCGGCTACATGAGCGACACCGTGCGGCAGCTGGTGCGGGACAGCGGTTTCCCCGGCATGAAGGTGCTGGAATTTGCCTTTGACTCCCGCGATACTGGCAGCGCCAGCGACTATCTGCCCCACAACTACCCGGTGAACAGCGTGGCGTATACCGGCACCCACGACAACGAGACACTGGTCTCCTGGTACCAGACCATCTCGGACGCCGAGCGCGCCATGGTGCGGGATTACCTGTACGACTACGCCACCCCGGACGAGCAGCTTTATAAAAGCATGATCGCACTGATCCTGCGCAGCGCAGCGGCAAAGTGCATCATCCCTATGCAGGACTGGCTGGGGCTGGACAACGCTGCCCGCATCAATAAGCCCTCCACCGTAGGGCAGAACTGGCGCTGGCGGCTGAAAAAGACCCAGCTGACCAAGAAGCTCCAAAAAGAGATCTGCCAGCTGACCACCCGCTA
- a CDS encoding endonuclease/exonuclease/phosphatase family protein: MKLLTLNTHSLIIPEYEAKREIFVDFIAKEQPEVFALQEVNQTAAAPLLAEAPAGYYPCPGNMVLLKADNHAAAVAKMLEARGVHYYWSWLPAKIGYDKYDEGMAVFSRAPITAAENLLLSQSSDYNNWKTRRTLGVCAGDVWYYTVHLGWWKDEVEPFAPQWEKLSKAAGAKKTAFLLGDFNSEADVRGEGYDLVRRSGWQDTYCLAQQRDAGYTVVEAIDGWRDAPDAAAKKRIDQIWCSKAVAVKSSRVVFGGLQEPQVSDHAGVMIEL; this comes from the coding sequence ATGAAACTGCTGACATTGAATACCCACAGCCTTATCATCCCGGAGTATGAGGCAAAGCGGGAGATTTTTGTAGACTTCATCGCAAAGGAGCAGCCGGAGGTGTTCGCCCTGCAGGAGGTGAACCAGACCGCCGCTGCGCCGCTGCTGGCAGAGGCTCCGGCGGGGTACTACCCCTGCCCCGGCAATATGGTGCTGCTGAAAGCGGACAACCACGCCGCAGCCGTGGCAAAAATGCTGGAAGCACGGGGTGTGCACTATTATTGGAGCTGGCTCCCGGCAAAGATAGGCTACGACAAATACGATGAGGGCATGGCGGTGTTCAGCCGTGCACCCATCACCGCCGCCGAGAACCTGCTACTGAGCCAGTCTAGCGATTACAACAACTGGAAGACCCGCCGCACGCTGGGCGTCTGTGCAGGAGACGTCTGGTATTATACGGTGCATCTGGGCTGGTGGAAGGACGAAGTAGAACCTTTCGCTCCCCAGTGGGAAAAGCTTTCAAAGGCGGCGGGCGCAAAAAAGACCGCCTTTCTGCTGGGCGACTTCAACAGTGAAGCCGATGTGCGGGGCGAGGGCTACGACCTTGTCCGGCGCAGCGGCTGGCAGGATACCTACTGCTTGGCGCAGCAGCGGGACGCAGGCTACACGGTGGTGGAAGCCATTGATGGCTGGCGGGATGCCCCGGATGCAGCGGCCAAAAAGCGCATCGACCAGATCTGGTGCTCCAAGGCGGTGGCTGTAAAGAGCAGCCGGGTGGTGTTTGGCGGCCTGCAGGAGCCGCAGGTGTCTGACCATGCCGGTGTTATGATCGAGTTATAA